A region of the Mesoterricola sediminis genome:
CTGGACCCGCTCCTCGTCTCCCAGGTCCACAAGGCCTACGTCCTCACCGGAGCCCCGAAGGGGGCCATCACCCGGAAGGTCAAAGGGGAGATCGACCCCGGCCAGGGGGAGCCCGTTAGCGTGACCACGCTCACGGCAGCGCCCCTGTACCGCGAGGATTCGACCAGCCTCAAGACCCTCGGGTCGAAATTCGGGGAGGACTTGGTCCTTGGAGGCGATGTCCAGATCAGCATTCCTGCCTACAAGCTGGCGTTCCGGCCCGAGGCCGGTGACCGGTTCTCCTACGCTGACGGTGCGTCCAGGGCCATCGTGGATGTCCGCCCCAGCTACGCCCCCGGGGGGACGCCCACGGAGTATTCCCTGCTGGTGCGCCGATGACCGGCTTTGGTGCATCCCTCCGCGATTTTGCCAAGGGCACCGGGATCCGCATGGACCAGGTTGTCCGCAAGGTCGCCTTCGACCTCACGAGCGATCTGGTCAAGCTCACTCCGGTCGATACCGGCCTCGCCCGGTCCAACTGGTTCATCGACTACCAGCGCAACCCCTCCACGGGCATCGACAAGGTCAAGAGCGGGGCGCCGTCTCTCCAGAGGGCGGCCACGTTCATCTCCACCCTCAAGGCCGGCGGGGTCTTCTACATCACCAACAACGTGCCTTACATCATGGTCCTGGAATACGGGTCCTCGAATCAGGCGCCCGGAGGCATGGCCCGGATCACCGTGGCCCGTTGGCAGCAGGTCGTGGACGGGGCGGTCAAGGCCGGATCCCAGTCCTCGCGCATGACTATCTACCGGGGTGAGGCATGAGCGAGACCGCACGCGCCGCCCTGGACCAGCACCTCGCCGCCTTTGTCGATGACCCGTCCACCATCGCCTGGCCCAACCGGGTGTTCGACCCCGCGAAGGTCACCGCCTACTGGAAGGTCTCTCTCCTGCTCGTGGGCATCAACCCTGAGCAGGGTTCCGAAAACGATCACGTCCAGGGGATCTACCAGGTCTCCAGGATGAGCCCCCCGGATTCAGGCATCGCGCAGGCCCTCAAGGACTGCGAGGCCCTGGCCCAGCATTTCCGGCTGGCCCGTCTGGGAGATGTCCAGTGCGGGCGCCCCACGATCGGGACGCCCATGTCGCAGCCCGACCGGCTCCACACCCCCGTTTCCATCCCGTTTCTCTGCCTCTGAGGTGACCCATGGCTGTCGAGAATGCCAACAGCACGCAGCTCGCTTACATCCAGGAGGGCCAGTTCGGCGTGACGCCCTCCACCCCCACCGGCCAGCTCATCCGCTGGACGGACCTGAGCCTCGGGCCCGACCGGGACTACATCGACAACCCCGAGTACCGCACGGATGGCCAGACCGCCGCCGGGAGGGGCGGGGCCATCCGGGGCAAGGGCAGTTTCGGGGGGAAAGTCTCCTACGGCACCCTCGATGATTTCCTCGCCGCCGCGCTCGGCAATTTCGGCTGGTCCTCCAACGTCATCAAGATCAAGGGCACGTCGGTCATGAGCGCGGCCAGCGTTGCCGTCGCCGCCTCCGGCAAGACTTTCACGCGCCTCGCGGGGTCCTTCCTCACGGACGGTTTCGCGGTGGGCGACTACGTCACCTGGTCGGGGTTCACCAACTCCGCCAACAACATCACCGTCCAGATCACAACCCTGACCGCCACCGTCATGACCTGCTCCAACGCCGCCGGTCTGGTCGATGAGGGGACTGCGACGGGGCGCTCCTGCGTGACCAACACCCGGCCCTCGTTCACGTTCGAGAAGGGCCACCGCAACAACGGCCTCTACTTCGGCTACACGGGCTGTGTGGTGGACGGGTTCGAACTCAAGGGCGCGGTGGACTCCGCCGTGGAATACGGCATCGACCTGCTGGCCAAGGCCGCCCTGGACGAAGCCCGCGCCAGCCTGTTCTCCGCCCTCACCGCGGTCAACACCAACCCGCTCCTCACGACCTGGGAAGGCGGGGCCAAGAAGGGCGGAAACTCGATCAGCCTGACCTCCTGGAGCATGAAGGTCGCCCGGAATTCCGACAGCGGGAAGGTCTGCGGCTCCAGCGCCCTCTACGACATCTCCCCCCGGGCCGCCAAGGTCACCGGGAGCCTGGAGCTCTACTTCGACCAGAACGCCTACGGGCTCTACACCGACATGCGGGCCGACAACGACGCGGCGCTCCAGTTCATTCTCGGCTCCGGGACGGCCAAGTCCTACCAGGTCGACCTGACGAAGTGCAAGTTGAAGAACTGGAAGGGCGATCCCAGGGAAGGGATGGGCCTCGTCTCCGTGGACTACGAGTCCTACGCCCCCGATTCCGGGACCAACACGGCCTGCATGATCACCCGCATCCCCTGATAGGAGCACGCATGGACCTCTCTCTCTTCAAGGTCAAGGACTCGCTCTGGGTGGACATCATCCACCCAGAACTGGACGGCGACCTCTCGTTCGAGCTGGCCGGCCCCTCCCACCCGCGCACCCTCCAGGCCCAGCGCGATTTCCAGGACCGTCTGGCCAAGGGCCGGCGGAAGCGCCTGGATGCCGACGAGCTGACCGCGATCGGCAATGAAGCCCTGGCGGCCCGGATCCTCTCCTGGAAGGGCCTGGAGTGGGAAGGCAAGCCCCTCGAATGCAACCAGGAGAACGCCATCAAGATCCTGGGCAGCAAGAACTTGGCGTTCATCGCGGACCAGATTTCCCGCGCCCTGGGGGATAACGACAGTTTTTTCGGGAAGTAGAAGCCGATGTGCTGGCCCATGCGGAGCCCCTGTTCCGCCTGGCCCGCACCGACAAGGACGGCGTTTCTCTGCTCCAGAAGCTCCAGCACGTCGAGAAAGCCACTGGGAAGCGCCCGCCCGAGCTTGAGATTCCC
Encoded here:
- a CDS encoding phage tail terminator-like protein: MSETARAALDQHLAAFVDDPSTIAWPNRVFDPAKVTAYWKVSLLLVGINPEQGSENDHVQGIYQVSRMSPPDSGIAQALKDCEALAQHFRLARLGDVQCGRPTIGTPMSQPDRLHTPVSIPFLCL
- a CDS encoding phage tail tube protein — translated: MAVENANSTQLAYIQEGQFGVTPSTPTGQLIRWTDLSLGPDRDYIDNPEYRTDGQTAAGRGGAIRGKGSFGGKVSYGTLDDFLAAALGNFGWSSNVIKIKGTSVMSAASVAVAASGKTFTRLAGSFLTDGFAVGDYVTWSGFTNSANNITVQITTLTATVMTCSNAAGLVDEGTATGRSCVTNTRPSFTFEKGHRNNGLYFGYTGCVVDGFELKGAVDSAVEYGIDLLAKAALDEARASLFSALTAVNTNPLLTTWEGGAKKGGNSISLTSWSMKVARNSDSGKVCGSSALYDISPRAAKVTGSLELYFDQNAYGLYTDMRADNDAALQFILGSGTAKSYQVDLTKCKLKNWKGDPREGMGLVSVDYESYAPDSGTNTACMITRIP